In the genome of Hippoglossus hippoglossus isolate fHipHip1 chromosome 4, fHipHip1.pri, whole genome shotgun sequence, one region contains:
- the LOC117759675 gene encoding cytochrome b-c1 complex subunit 10-like: MVQKILNKFVGAKYITILRTWVPNMVAWGSVGGVALVHFTDWRLFLDYVPYVKGKFSEDE, translated from the exons ATGGTCCAGAAAATACTCAATAAGTTCGTCGGTGCCAAGTACATCACGATTCTGAGGACGTG GGTACCTAACATGGTTGCCTGGGGATCAGTGGGCGGTGTGGCGCTGGTCCACTTCACAGACTGGCGGTTGTTTCTAGACTATGTGCCGTACGTTAAAGGGAAGTTCAGCGAGGATGAATAA